The following proteins come from a genomic window of Candidatus Obscuribacter sp.:
- a CDS encoding FAD/NAD(P)-binding protein has product MVALHLLRQSKIAMHITIIEPRQTLGLGLAYSTDCDEHLLNVPAAGMSALADEPDHFYNYAHKHLPEVTPETFVPRKFFGRYVSELIAQAIKPHKQTTDDSTIPAVRHNVEHIKAQVNDIEPVDAGYKLHLDDGATINATLVVLALGNLAGNKPKWLGDFSQESDCYIHNPWDKQAIAKIKADDDVLIVGTGLTAVDKVLELLQHNHKGEVIAVSRHGLIPQEHLDKPDLSPSQFAISALGSEQNKVTQTLHFVRQSARVQGWRPVVDGLRAVTQEWWHNLDLPQKRLFARYLQTYWDVHRHRMAPTIAKKIHAMQKSGQLRVVAGRLARVSEADNLANVQITTRGTGVVQQYKVKKIINCTGPQAAPTSVNSPLLTSLYERKLVSLHPTRLGINCTEQGQVISADGIVNDSLFAIGPMLKATLLESVAVPEIKHQTKDVAQAICQRL; this is encoded by the coding sequence ATGGTGGCACTGCATCTTTTACGCCAGTCAAAAATCGCCATGCATATCACCATCATCGAGCCACGCCAAACCCTTGGTCTGGGACTGGCTTACAGCACTGATTGCGATGAGCATTTACTCAACGTACCAGCAGCTGGCATGAGCGCTCTTGCCGATGAGCCGGATCACTTTTACAACTACGCCCACAAGCATCTACCAGAGGTAACGCCCGAGACTTTTGTCCCGCGCAAATTTTTTGGTCGCTATGTCAGTGAGCTAATAGCTCAAGCCATCAAGCCTCACAAGCAAACAACAGATGATAGTACTATCCCCGCAGTCCGCCATAACGTAGAGCATATCAAGGCTCAGGTCAATGATATCGAGCCCGTGGATGCTGGCTATAAACTGCATCTAGATGACGGTGCCACCATTAACGCCACTCTGGTAGTCCTGGCACTGGGCAACCTGGCTGGCAACAAACCAAAATGGCTCGGTGACTTTAGCCAAGAAAGTGACTGCTATATCCACAATCCCTGGGACAAACAAGCTATCGCTAAAATCAAAGCCGACGATGATGTTTTAATTGTGGGCACGGGACTGACAGCAGTCGACAAAGTCCTGGAACTCTTGCAACACAACCACAAAGGAGAAGTGATAGCAGTCTCAAGGCATGGACTAATACCACAAGAGCATCTCGATAAACCAGATCTATCTCCCTCTCAGTTTGCTATCTCCGCTCTCGGCAGTGAGCAAAACAAAGTGACCCAGACTCTGCACTTTGTGCGCCAGAGCGCCCGAGTACAGGGCTGGCGACCAGTAGTCGATGGACTGAGAGCGGTGACACAAGAGTGGTGGCACAATCTTGATTTGCCACAAAAGCGTTTATTTGCCAGATATCTACAGACCTACTGGGATGTGCACAGACATCGCATGGCACCAACTATCGCTAAAAAGATACACGCTATGCAAAAGAGCGGACAACTGCGTGTAGTGGCAGGACGACTGGCCAGAGTAAGCGAGGCAGACAACTTAGCCAATGTGCAAATAACCACGCGCGGTACCGGCGTGGTGCAGCAATATAAAGTCAAAAAGATAATCAACTGCACCGGTCCGCAAGCAGCACCGACCTCAGTCAATAGTCCTCTATTGACCAGCCTCTACGAGCGCAAACTGGTTAGCCTACATCCCACCAGACTCGGTATCAACTGCACCGAGCAGGGGCAGGTCATATCAGCAGATGGCATAGTAAATGATTCGCTTTTTGCCATCGGTCCAATGCTCAAAGCCACATTGCTAGAGAGCGTGGCAGTGCCCGAGATTAAACATCAAACAAAAGATGTTGCTCAAGCAATCTGCCAGCGCCTCTAA
- a CDS encoding NAD(P)H-dependent oxidoreductase, with protein MQPDDNNGNLPLEQRPFRVLLIAGSNRRQYNCPGVDSKSRALMLRMADSLPQEWEIDVEDLGNVYAQERIQSCNSCVSTAMSLCVWPCNCYRPNDRAEPDLMWNLDLYARLDLADAWAIIGPVNWYAPTSSLKLMFDRLVCMSGGNPDEDTIKHKDPELAMALERTAQWRELSQNHLEGRSAAFFCYGDEGGTEIGADGRPELVRHKSYFDPALEPFKQMRDAYAPLVWQCRYSGIEVPEVLWQYASLGAGKTYSQNQAEDMVQSSDFMAQFDLWVKEFADFVATKGKVPPGRYRAFGVKRGSPFIKEIPLAWRELKMRLGRAPAGSSPAEQERLGINRDVTLFPKGSERKRFYKAVRPDKNSKALDK; from the coding sequence ATGCAGCCAGACGACAATAATGGCAATTTGCCGCTTGAGCAAAGACCTTTTAGAGTGCTTCTTATCGCTGGCTCCAATCGGCGTCAATATAATTGTCCTGGTGTTGATTCTAAATCTCGTGCATTGATGTTGCGGATGGCCGATAGTCTGCCGCAGGAGTGGGAGATAGATGTTGAAGACCTGGGTAATGTCTACGCTCAGGAGCGCATCCAGAGCTGTAATAGCTGTGTCAGTACAGCTATGTCCCTTTGTGTCTGGCCCTGCAATTGTTATAGACCAAATGATCGAGCCGAGCCAGATTTGATGTGGAATCTCGACCTCTATGCGCGTTTAGATCTAGCTGATGCCTGGGCCATAATTGGACCGGTCAATTGGTATGCGCCCACCAGCAGTCTCAAATTGATGTTTGATCGACTGGTCTGTATGAGCGGCGGCAATCCTGATGAGGACACAATTAAGCACAAAGACCCGGAGCTGGCGATGGCGCTGGAGCGTACTGCGCAATGGCGAGAGCTCTCACAAAATCATCTTGAGGGTCGCAGTGCCGCATTTTTTTGCTATGGAGATGAGGGGGGCACCGAGATTGGTGCTGACGGCAGACCAGAGCTTGTGCGACATAAGTCTTATTTTGATCCTGCCCTTGAGCCCTTTAAACAAATGCGGGATGCTTACGCACCGCTTGTCTGGCAGTGCCGTTACAGTGGTATTGAGGTGCCAGAGGTGTTGTGGCAATACGCCAGTCTTGGCGCTGGTAAGACCTATAGCCAAAATCAAGCTGAAGACATGGTCCAGTCCTCTGACTTTATGGCACAATTTGATCTTTGGGTCAAAGAGTTTGCTGACTTTGTTGCCACAAAGGGTAAAGTGCCGCCGGGCCGTTACCGGGCTTTTGGCGTCAAACGAGGTAGTCCTTTTATAAAGGAGATTCCACTGGCCTGGCGTGAGCTTAAGATGCGGCTGGGCCGTGCTCCGGCTGGCTCATCACCAGCTGAGCAAGAGCGTCTTGGTATCAATCGAGATGTGACATTGTTTCCCAAGGGCAGTGAGCGCAAACGTTTTTATAAGGCAGTCAGACCGGATAAAAATAGTAAAGCACTAGACAAATAG
- a CDS encoding sterol desaturase family protein: MKIKTAMVISLTAWVLGLLLWESQRPLRKDCQNKGERIARNLGIAIVSGVFLQLIEAPLITWLCQRVQNGKMGLLNIVRMPKWLKALASILVLDYTLYLWHVLNHKVPLLWRFHLVHHIDLDLDQSTALRFHFGEMLISILWRVMQIRVFGVDRFSLACWQVYLMICVFFHHANVRLPLAFESALNRFIVTPRMHGLHHSVVQSETDSNWSSGLTIWDKIHGTFVPFEPPHQVTIGVPAYREQSETRLVKMLRLPFGKQRNAWLPPYRSV, from the coding sequence GTGAAAATTAAAACCGCTATGGTGATTTCGCTTACTGCTTGGGTCCTGGGGTTACTACTCTGGGAGTCGCAGCGTCCTTTGCGCAAGGATTGTCAAAATAAAGGTGAGCGTATTGCACGCAATCTGGGCATCGCCATTGTCTCTGGTGTGTTTTTGCAGCTAATAGAAGCACCACTTATCACCTGGCTCTGTCAGCGAGTACAAAATGGCAAGATGGGACTGCTAAATATTGTGCGCATGCCAAAGTGGCTCAAAGCCCTGGCGAGTATCCTGGTGCTCGATTATACGCTCTACTTGTGGCACGTCTTAAATCACAAGGTGCCGCTTCTATGGCGCTTTCACCTGGTGCATCACATCGATCTAGATTTAGATCAGTCTACGGCTTTGCGCTTTCATTTTGGTGAGATGCTCATATCGATCTTATGGCGAGTGATGCAAATTAGAGTATTTGGAGTCGATCGATTTTCGCTTGCCTGCTGGCAAGTTTATCTTATGATTTGTGTGTTCTTTCATCATGCCAATGTGCGCCTGCCGCTGGCTTTTGAGTCAGCTCTTAATCGCTTTATCGTGACGCCCAGGATGCATGGACTGCATCACTCGGTGGTACAGTCTGAGACCGATAGTAACTGGTCCAGTGGACTGACCATCTGGGATAAAATACACGGTACTTTTGTGCCATTTGAGCCACCACATCAAGTTACAATTGGCGTGCCAGCTTACCGTGAGCAGTCTGAGACAAGACTAGTAAAGATGCTCAGACTGCCATTTGGCAAACAGCGCAATGCTTGGCTCCCACCATACCGGAGTGTGTAA
- a CDS encoding dienelactone hydrolase family protein produces MTKKWKGVERDVNIGAGNVALPGHLCVPDGARGIVVFVHGSGSSRLSPRNQYVANALNNAGFATLLFDLLTKAEESEDVMTAKLRFDIELLTERVIEVTMWLKQDADVADLRIGYFGASTGAAAAVVAATQLPESVAAIVSRGGRPDLAEVLLPTVTTPILLIVGEKDQTIISLNHHALQNLPAETEKAMSIVPGATHLFEEPGALEIVASLAGKWFEAHLY; encoded by the coding sequence CTGACAAAAAAATGGAAAGGCGTTGAGCGCGATGTCAACATCGGCGCTGGCAATGTCGCTTTGCCTGGTCACCTCTGCGTCCCTGATGGTGCTCGCGGCATAGTTGTCTTTGTCCATGGTAGCGGTAGCAGTCGCCTCAGTCCACGTAATCAGTATGTGGCCAATGCTCTAAACAATGCAGGATTTGCCACTTTGTTATTTGACCTGTTGACAAAGGCAGAAGAAAGCGAAGATGTGATGACGGCTAAGCTGCGTTTTGACATCGAGCTTTTGACTGAACGTGTCATTGAGGTAACTATGTGGCTCAAGCAAGATGCCGATGTTGCCGATTTGCGTATTGGTTACTTTGGTGCAAGTACAGGAGCTGCAGCGGCAGTGGTGGCAGCCACTCAGTTGCCCGAGTCGGTGGCGGCAATAGTCTCGCGCGGTGGTCGTCCCGACCTGGCTGAGGTGCTTTTGCCGACTGTGACGACACCAATTTTGTTGATTGTGGGCGAAAAAGATCAGACCATAATCAGTCTCAATCATCACGCGCTACAAAACTTGCCAGCTGAAACCGAAAAAGCCATGAGCATTGTCCCTGGAGCTACTCATTTGTTTGAAGAACCAGGTGCGCTGGAAATAGTAGCGTCACTGGCTGGCAAATGGTTTGAAGCGCATCTGTATTAG
- a CDS encoding PAS domain-containing protein — protein MALKFAHKVLILVTVPVLFEVGLVTYVTGLFDQIEKSRIKAVRARELTEHLNAIVNLHVQRVTTLIARKFKANSSEGPEETNLKKKIRGKIEVMRLVSTSDLQLQKKWIRLTELEAEIDKTFDSAFTAYQAGNDVQASMLWAGAHSKINELVTISNQLTADQQNEQILSQTEYAAFDTQLRNTLKLSLLLSAAMAFGMAIFFNQSTTNRLNKLVHNTSLLAVGEAPDTAIGGTDELAQIDAIQHQMHEQLTQMRQKERAVLENAAEAICSLNADLKLTEYNGAAAQLWDWQSDNMLGARLEDLISDEDLDRVISKLEQAETEENAVRFEAKIKTGITGDQSATGSAGLPALLDTAWSATWSQANAELYCVITDVSARKQLDQLKQDFVAMLSHDLRTPLNSVQASLEIVNSRHYQLPDEARQYINKAEHNLKLSLALINQLLEIEKMESGVITLALDAVNSQTIYNRAYESIAALADNKKVKLAYTGANVEFVGDLDRLVQVQINLIANALNYSEPGTKITVRGELRQEPNGANFARISVTDQGDGIAADKLGQIFDRFRQAEPTDNRAKAGSGLGLAICKAIIEAHNGKIGVTSSVGIGSTFWYQIPID, from the coding sequence TTGGCACTTAAATTTGCCCATAAAGTGCTCATACTTGTTACAGTGCCCGTCTTATTTGAAGTGGGGCTAGTCACTTACGTGACAGGGCTCTTCGATCAAATCGAAAAGTCTCGCATCAAAGCTGTGCGAGCCAGAGAACTCACAGAACATCTCAACGCCATTGTCAACCTGCACGTGCAAAGGGTGACAACTCTAATTGCGCGTAAATTTAAAGCAAACTCCTCGGAAGGTCCCGAAGAGACCAATCTCAAAAAGAAAATCAGAGGCAAAATCGAAGTTATGCGTCTGGTCAGTACATCAGACTTGCAGCTGCAAAAAAAGTGGATCAGGCTAACAGAGCTGGAAGCCGAAATAGACAAAACTTTTGATAGCGCGTTTACTGCCTACCAAGCAGGCAATGATGTACAAGCATCAATGCTCTGGGCCGGTGCACATTCAAAAATCAATGAACTAGTAACCATCAGCAATCAACTCACAGCAGATCAACAAAACGAGCAAATACTGAGTCAGACTGAATACGCGGCTTTTGACACACAACTGAGAAATACTCTAAAGCTGTCACTTCTATTAAGCGCCGCTATGGCGTTTGGTATGGCAATATTCTTCAACCAGAGCACTACCAATAGACTCAATAAACTTGTACATAACACGTCCCTTTTGGCGGTAGGCGAAGCCCCCGATACAGCAATTGGCGGTACAGACGAGCTAGCGCAGATAGACGCAATCCAACACCAGATGCATGAGCAACTGACACAGATGCGCCAAAAAGAAAGAGCTGTACTGGAAAATGCGGCAGAGGCAATATGCTCTCTAAACGCTGACTTAAAACTTACTGAGTACAACGGCGCTGCAGCCCAACTATGGGATTGGCAATCCGATAACATGCTTGGCGCAAGGCTCGAAGACTTAATTAGTGACGAGGATCTAGACAGAGTAATCTCAAAACTAGAGCAAGCAGAGACTGAAGAAAACGCTGTACGATTTGAAGCCAAAATTAAAACTGGCATCACGGGAGATCAAAGTGCCACTGGCAGTGCGGGTCTCCCGGCACTCCTTGACACAGCCTGGTCAGCCACCTGGTCACAGGCTAACGCTGAGCTGTACTGCGTAATCACAGATGTATCAGCACGCAAACAACTCGATCAACTCAAGCAAGATTTTGTAGCGATGCTCAGCCACGATCTGCGCACGCCACTAAATTCGGTGCAAGCATCTCTGGAGATCGTTAACTCCCGACACTATCAATTGCCCGATGAAGCGCGACAATACATCAACAAAGCAGAGCATAATCTTAAGCTCTCGCTAGCACTAATAAATCAACTACTAGAAATCGAAAAGATGGAATCAGGGGTAATCACACTAGCCCTAGATGCTGTTAACTCGCAAACAATCTACAACAGAGCCTATGAATCAATTGCAGCACTGGCAGACAATAAAAAAGTCAAACTGGCTTACACTGGTGCAAACGTAGAGTTTGTTGGCGATCTCGATAGACTGGTGCAGGTCCAAATAAATTTAATTGCCAATGCACTTAACTATAGCGAGCCTGGCACCAAAATCACTGTACGCGGCGAATTAAGACAGGAACCAAATGGCGCAAACTTTGCCCGCATCAGCGTAACCGATCAGGGTGATGGTATTGCCGCCGACAAACTCGGACAAATATTTGATCGCTTTAGACAGGCCGAGCCCACAGACAACAGAGCAAAGGCGGGAAGTGGACTGGGGCTCGCGATTTGCAAAGCAATTATTGAGGCACATAACGGAAAGATCGGCGTGACATCATCAGTTGGTATAGGCAGTACCTTTTGGTACCAGATCCCGATAGACTAA
- a CDS encoding response regulator transcription factor: MSKILLIEDDDEMSTIVAKWLTLEHHVVDIAKDGLYGLDMVLGGSFDVIVCDINLPGLDGFEIVKRFRDQGGKTPVIMLTGQGQIQDKEAGFTAGADDYLTKPFSVKELCLRIRALLRRPESFRGNVKVGDLELDLNARKITLLGKPLALLPTDYALLEFLMHHPGEAFTVDALISRVWSTDKCPSVDAVRSSVKRIRKVIDQPDRDSLIETVNKVGYRLCKS; the protein is encoded by the coding sequence ATGTCAAAGATACTCCTAATTGAAGACGACGACGAAATGTCCACCATTGTGGCCAAGTGGCTAACTCTGGAGCACCACGTGGTGGACATCGCCAAGGATGGTCTCTATGGGCTGGATATGGTGCTGGGCGGTAGTTTTGACGTGATTGTCTGTGACATTAATTTGCCCGGCCTTGATGGCTTTGAAATAGTCAAAAGATTTCGCGATCAAGGCGGTAAAACGCCGGTGATTATGCTGACTGGTCAGGGGCAAATTCAGGATAAAGAAGCAGGCTTTACTGCTGGTGCCGACGACTATCTCACCAAACCATTTAGCGTCAAAGAACTGTGCTTGCGTATCCGCGCGCTTTTGAGGCGACCTGAGTCGTTTCGCGGCAACGTAAAGGTCGGTGATCTGGAGTTGGATCTTAATGCTCGGAAGATTACACTTTTGGGTAAACCACTGGCGCTATTGCCCACAGACTATGCGCTGTTAGAGTTTTTGATGCATCATCCAGGTGAGGCTTTTACCGTTGATGCCTTGATATCGAGAGTTTGGTCTACTGATAAATGCCCCAGTGTCGATGCTGTGCGCTCCTCGGTCAAACGTATCCGCAAGGTAATCGACCAGCCGGATCGTGACTCTTTGATAGAGACAGTCAATAAAGTCGGCTACCGTCTCTGCAAGAGCTAG
- a CDS encoding cytochrome P450: MKRPTFAIPDPLIHASDEFYANPYATFTKLREQAPVLWSEKGKYWVVSRYEEVNAVLRDLHYEKGFQRFKTFDPIIKIIPQLNEQLKYRSMSMLNQNPPDHTRLRSLVNKAFTPTMVSEMRQHIQDITDGLLNKVESKGEMDLIADFCFVLPVTVIAEMLGIPPQDMDKFKGWSHSLTEALEPTVGAPTLLKAAQANKELIGYLKPLVESRRKNPQSDLISALSKSRGRRQ; encoded by the coding sequence TTGAAAAGACCCACCTTTGCCATACCCGACCCTCTCATCCACGCATCCGATGAGTTTTACGCCAATCCCTATGCCACTTTTACCAAGCTAAGAGAGCAAGCCCCTGTCCTCTGGAGCGAAAAGGGCAAGTATTGGGTGGTATCCAGGTACGAAGAAGTCAACGCCGTCCTGCGCGATTTGCATTACGAAAAGGGCTTTCAGCGCTTTAAAACTTTTGACCCAATAATCAAAATCATCCCGCAACTCAACGAGCAGCTCAAGTACCGCTCCATGTCGATGCTCAACCAAAATCCGCCAGACCATACGCGCCTGCGCTCACTGGTCAACAAAGCATTCACTCCCACCATGGTCAGCGAGATGCGCCAGCACATCCAGGACATCACTGATGGTCTGCTAAACAAAGTTGAGTCAAAAGGCGAAATGGATCTAATCGCTGACTTTTGCTTTGTACTGCCTGTCACAGTGATAGCCGAAATGCTCGGCATACCACCGCAGGACATGGACAAATTTAAAGGCTGGTCACACTCGCTCACAGAAGCCCTTGAGCCAACAGTAGGCGCACCAACATTGCTCAAAGCCGCGCAAGCAAACAAAGAGCTGATTGGTTATCTAAAACCCCTTGTAGAGAGCCGCCGCAAAAATCCACAGAGTGACTTAATCAGTGCCCTTAGTAAAAGCCGAGGAAGAAGGCAATAA
- a CDS encoding cytochrome P450, giving the protein MPLVKAEEEGNKLSEIELMANLVLLLVAGHETTVNLIGNGMLALMRNPEQMALLQSQPELIDSAVDEFLRYDSPVQLIRRSAGSALDLGGQQIQEDDTILLLPGSANHDPTHFTDPDKLDITRKDNKYLSFGAGIHHCLGSALAKLEGKIAIQTVMRRMPNIKLKNTSLEYRKPFALRGVKTMPVAF; this is encoded by the coding sequence GTGCCCTTAGTAAAAGCCGAGGAAGAAGGCAATAAGCTATCGGAAATCGAACTGATGGCCAACTTGGTACTACTACTGGTGGCGGGGCACGAGACCACAGTCAATCTCATTGGTAACGGCATGCTTGCTCTCATGCGCAATCCCGAGCAAATGGCACTGCTACAATCTCAGCCGGAGCTAATTGACAGTGCTGTGGATGAGTTTTTACGATATGACAGTCCTGTGCAATTGATACGTCGTAGCGCTGGCTCAGCACTGGATCTTGGCGGTCAACAAATACAAGAAGACGACACAATCCTCTTGCTCCCCGGCTCTGCCAACCACGATCCAACACACTTTACTGACCCAGACAAATTGGATATCACGCGCAAAGACAATAAATATCTGTCTTTTGGTGCAGGCATCCACCACTGCCTGGGCTCAGCACTGGCTAAGCTGGAGGGCAAAATTGCAATCCAGACTGTCATGCGCCGCATGCCCAATATCAAACTCAAAAATACAAGTTTAGAGTATCGCAAACCCTTTGCGCTACGCGGAGTCAAGACAATGCCAGTGGCATTTTAG
- a CDS encoding serine/threonine protein kinase — protein MSQWQPNERLKPTLSEVMEPVAPAVELVVKEETETVEPQSAESTPGETLPESGDATPSPNNTSAHSGETPPDLGPRYDVLELVGSGGMGTVWKVYDKQLAETFAIKVLKPELISDATALKRFEKEANLASDLTHANIAAIFGPGTDDKGRPYIIMRFVDGESLADILAREGKFSEERALDIFSQICEALSHSHMKGIVHRDIKPSNIIISKTESGGDMVHIVDFGIARCVYDEVTKTQALTKAVDVFGSPRYMSPEQLLGQTATEQSDIYSLGCVLYEMLTGAPPFTDDNPVKLILQHISEPPDLSKVPVQLQSILYLCLAKEAEMRLPSIGHIQERLSMLKIIPSIQTPNSIFLHLVMCPALLFFALPLLASSQYPSLTMSPFTAAAMLLIWMYLAKTNRENAGRSQNYQLLEINLLLNAVSGLLLNFLAFFLILSKAAHPISIYLAAFLVAAVNCWILTRKSTPGAYSKLFGSLFNKLLKKRIGKYRVSLYKFARFQNHFGLAALSLINFFPLMIVLSTQLWAPDFPSTALTDSRAVFSAIFCMGGLMSAVWYSLTEFFINQRKVKSSLKVWLAVQACSILLTLTSLLAANAAFGQNSLAQYYRQFMSFTVKSDDQKPIRLEALKYPNSMLGAEAKLRAAQSLQQNRNHEAEALTLCNQIIDGKGGGNPITLADAYILRTELRGDDISVQAANKDDLTQALNSLTTADLAKTNWIESATIKLERNTQTGDKVISIGTLAASLGDKELSIRALNVVQAMHPKQGSALKLDMELLEQTIQNWNRPKYNRSFDP, from the coding sequence ATGTCACAGTGGCAGCCAAACGAAAGACTAAAGCCCACACTCTCCGAAGTAATGGAACCAGTGGCGCCAGCTGTGGAATTGGTAGTAAAAGAAGAGACTGAAACAGTAGAGCCTCAGAGCGCAGAATCTACACCAGGCGAGACCCTGCCAGAGTCAGGCGACGCCACTCCAAGCCCTAACAATACCAGTGCACACTCCGGCGAGACCCCACCGGACCTGGGACCTCGCTACGACGTCCTCGAACTAGTCGGCAGCGGTGGCATGGGCACAGTCTGGAAAGTATATGACAAACAATTAGCCGAGACATTTGCCATCAAGGTCCTCAAGCCTGAGCTTATTTCAGATGCCACCGCCCTCAAAAGATTTGAAAAAGAAGCCAACCTGGCCTCCGACTTAACTCATGCCAATATTGCCGCCATATTTGGTCCGGGCACAGATGACAAAGGTCGCCCTTACATCATCATGCGCTTTGTCGACGGCGAGAGCCTGGCTGACATACTGGCGCGCGAGGGCAAGTTTAGCGAAGAGCGAGCACTCGATATCTTTAGCCAAATTTGCGAGGCACTATCGCACTCGCACATGAAAGGCATCGTCCACCGCGACATCAAACCAAGCAATATCATCATCTCCAAAACCGAGTCCGGCGGAGACATGGTGCACATAGTCGACTTTGGTATTGCCCGCTGCGTCTATGACGAAGTCACTAAAACTCAAGCACTTACAAAAGCTGTCGATGTATTTGGCAGCCCCAGGTACATGAGCCCAGAGCAACTACTCGGACAGACAGCTACCGAACAATCAGACATCTACTCACTGGGCTGCGTGCTCTACGAGATGCTCACCGGTGCACCGCCCTTTACCGATGACAATCCAGTCAAACTAATCTTGCAGCATATCAGCGAGCCACCAGATTTGTCTAAAGTGCCAGTCCAGCTACAGAGTATTCTCTACTTGTGCCTCGCCAAAGAGGCTGAGATGCGACTTCCAAGCATTGGACACATTCAGGAGCGGCTGAGTATGCTCAAAATTATTCCAAGCATACAAACTCCAAACTCAATTTTTTTGCATCTGGTGATGTGTCCAGCACTGCTATTTTTTGCATTACCATTGCTGGCAAGTTCTCAATATCCGTCACTCACAATGTCGCCATTTACGGCGGCAGCAATGCTCTTAATTTGGATGTATTTAGCAAAGACAAATAGAGAAAATGCCGGGCGCTCACAAAATTATCAGTTGCTGGAAATCAACCTACTCCTTAACGCAGTCTCCGGGTTGCTACTCAACTTCCTAGCATTCTTTCTCATACTGTCAAAGGCGGCTCATCCAATAAGCATTTACCTAGCAGCCTTTTTGGTTGCAGCAGTCAACTGCTGGATACTCACGCGCAAGTCGACACCAGGGGCATACTCCAAACTCTTTGGCTCCCTATTTAATAAGCTGCTAAAAAAACGAATTGGTAAGTACCGGGTGTCGTTATACAAATTTGCAAGATTCCAAAATCACTTTGGACTTGCTGCACTCAGCCTTATAAACTTCTTTCCACTGATGATAGTACTTTCAACACAACTCTGGGCCCCTGACTTTCCTTCAACGGCATTGACGGACTCAAGAGCAGTATTCTCAGCAATATTTTGCATGGGCGGACTGATGAGTGCAGTATGGTATTCGCTGACTGAGTTTTTCATAAATCAACGCAAAGTCAAGTCCAGCCTTAAGGTCTGGCTGGCGGTGCAAGCTTGCTCTATCTTGCTGACGCTGACAAGCTTACTAGCTGCCAATGCAGCATTTGGACAAAATTCTTTGGCACAATACTACCGGCAGTTTATGAGCTTTACAGTTAAATCTGATGATCAAAAACCGATCCGCCTTGAAGCACTCAAGTATCCAAACAGCATGCTTGGTGCGGAAGCGAAACTAAGAGCTGCGCAAAGTCTGCAGCAAAATCGCAACCACGAAGCAGAAGCCCTCACTCTCTGCAATCAGATAATCGATGGCAAAGGTGGTGGCAATCCAATAACCCTAGCCGATGCTTATATACTGCGGACAGAGCTGCGCGGTGACGATATCAGTGTGCAAGCCGCAAATAAAGACGATCTAACTCAAGCACTAAATAGCCTTACCACTGCAGATTTAGCAAAGACCAACTGGATAGAGTCCGCCACCATAAAACTAGAAAGAAACACTCAAACAGGAGACAAGGTGATCTCAATCGGCACACTCGCCGCATCACTAGGGGACAAAGAACTCTCTATCAGAGCACTAAACGTGGTCCAAGCGATGCATCCCAAACAAGGCTCCGCACTCAAGTTAGACATGGAATTGTTGGAACAAACAATTCAAAACTGGAATAGACCTAAGTACAATAGGTCATTTGACCCATAG